A stretch of the Capsicum annuum cultivar UCD-10X-F1 chromosome 8, UCD10Xv1.1, whole genome shotgun sequence genome encodes the following:
- the LOC107861706 gene encoding uncharacterized protein LOC107861706, with protein sequence MEELIVNLKTHEIKKQQELEKKYFKWEKSVELKASKHDLTGEEIDVAYLASRFIKAMKRSGHFQRIRSGSNKANNIEVCHKCGSPEHFIKDCPMHKMDHQDYHKAEGDKGKIRD encoded by the coding sequence ATGGAGGAGCTAATTGTAAATCTAAAAACTCATGAGATCAAGAAGCAACAAGAGCTAgagaagaaatattttaaatgggAAAAATCTGTGGAATTAAAGGCTTCAAAGCATGACTTAACTGGAGAAGAGattgatgttgcctatttggcaagTAGATTTATCAAAGCAATGAAAAGGAGTGGTCATTTTCAAAGAATTAGAAGCGGCAGTAACAAGGCAAACAATATTGAGGTATGTCataaatgtggaagtcctgagcattttATCAAGGACTGTCCAATGCACAAGATGGATCATCAAGATTACCATAAGGCTGAGGGTGACAAAGGAAAGAtcagggactag